A stretch of the Streptomyces ortus genome encodes the following:
- a CDS encoding bifunctional glycosyltransferase 87/phosphatase PAP2 family protein, translating to MANVEHGGRPGDPFGATAPEAARARLGLVRAGLWLIAAVLAVRQVAVVLSTPRGERLTDLETWVGPDGVLHVNGSLYDSTRFTGTPFGGLVLKPLTKAAEQALGWGWTFGTLLLVVALGLVAARALPQPVSRRTALLAAPVAISLLMLSLPVRNTLYLGQTSIIPVLLVLLGCFAVRGERASGVLIGLAAALQPTVLLFAPLLWFTGRRRAAVSSALAFAALTALAWAAMPHDSYTYWVHHLAGVGLGRPADDLANESLHGALLRLGVEGPLEIGLFLVLGTAVAVLGLRRAVRYARDGQLLLAVAVTGCVAVAVAPTTWQHQLLWVLLALVGRVGKKAGDRYVWPVAVVLVMTLPAKMMLPNMEWLYPLRDNVVLLAALAAATVVPFLSRTSEYYRSPVPTEYAPPVPTRFRRVPLLPFLRRVLSRPNLLLELLLIRVGYSAYQQVRLAATGGTNTGGRATAEQHGEQIHSIEQFLFIDIEHWVNHTVVRIGWLEDFFNFYYTSFHFVVPLTVLGVLYARRPAEYRWARSALGFATLFALVGFWLYPLAPPRLMPGLGFIDTVHGVQDFSQPDYGTLTALTNQYAAMPSLHFGWSLWCGLVIAILAPRWWMKALGLLHPLFTVSAIVATGNHWVLDAVGGAAVVGAGFGLTYLLQGPRPRPRTLTKTAERVGEAQNAQAVSSAGPGPAKGRTPS from the coding sequence GTGGCAAATGTGGAGCACGGCGGACGACCAGGTGATCCCTTCGGGGCGACGGCGCCCGAGGCGGCCAGAGCGCGGCTGGGCCTGGTCCGTGCGGGCCTGTGGCTGATCGCCGCCGTCCTGGCCGTACGACAGGTCGCCGTCGTCCTGAGTACGCCCAGGGGCGAGCGCCTGACGGATCTGGAGACCTGGGTCGGCCCCGACGGCGTGCTGCATGTGAACGGTTCGCTGTACGACTCGACGCGCTTCACCGGCACACCCTTCGGCGGACTCGTCCTCAAACCTCTCACCAAGGCGGCCGAGCAGGCTCTCGGCTGGGGCTGGACCTTCGGCACGCTGCTGCTGGTGGTCGCCCTCGGCCTGGTCGCCGCCCGCGCCCTGCCCCAGCCGGTGAGCCGCCGTACGGCCCTGCTGGCCGCCCCCGTCGCCATCAGCCTCCTGATGCTGTCCCTGCCCGTGCGCAACACCCTCTACCTCGGCCAGACCAGCATCATCCCGGTCCTGCTCGTGCTCCTCGGCTGCTTCGCCGTGCGCGGGGAACGGGCGAGCGGGGTACTGATCGGCCTCGCCGCGGCCCTGCAGCCCACCGTCCTGCTGTTCGCGCCGCTCCTGTGGTTCACCGGCCGCCGCCGGGCCGCCGTCTCCTCCGCCCTCGCCTTCGCCGCGCTCACCGCGCTCGCGTGGGCGGCCATGCCGCACGACTCGTACACGTACTGGGTGCACCACCTGGCCGGGGTCGGGCTCGGGCGGCCCGCCGACGATCTCGCCAACGAGTCGCTGCACGGGGCGCTGCTGCGGCTCGGGGTCGAGGGGCCGCTGGAGATCGGGCTCTTCCTCGTGCTCGGCACCGCCGTCGCCGTGCTCGGCCTGCGCCGCGCCGTGCGCTACGCCCGCGACGGGCAGCTGCTGCTCGCGGTCGCGGTCACCGGCTGCGTCGCCGTCGCCGTCGCGCCGACCACCTGGCAGCACCAGCTGCTGTGGGTGCTGCTCGCGCTGGTCGGCCGCGTCGGCAAGAAGGCGGGCGACCGGTACGTGTGGCCGGTCGCCGTCGTCCTGGTGATGACCCTGCCGGCCAAGATGATGCTGCCGAACATGGAGTGGCTCTACCCGCTGCGGGACAACGTCGTGCTGCTCGCCGCCCTCGCCGCCGCGACCGTGGTTCCGTTTCTGTCCCGTACGTCGGAGTACTACCGCTCGCCCGTCCCGACCGAGTACGCGCCGCCGGTGCCCACCCGGTTCAGGCGCGTCCCCCTGCTGCCGTTCCTGCGCCGCGTCCTCAGCCGCCCGAACCTCCTCCTCGAACTGCTGCTGATCCGCGTCGGCTACTCCGCGTACCAGCAGGTCAGGCTCGCGGCGACCGGGGGTACCAACACCGGGGGGCGGGCCACCGCCGAACAGCACGGCGAGCAGATCCACTCGATCGAGCAGTTCCTCTTCATCGACATCGAGCACTGGGTCAACCACACGGTCGTGCGGATCGGCTGGCTGGAGGACTTCTTCAACTTCTACTACACGTCGTTCCACTTCGTGGTCCCGCTGACCGTGCTCGGCGTGCTGTACGCCCGCCGGCCCGCCGAGTACCGCTGGGCCCGCTCGGCGCTCGGCTTCGCCACGCTGTTCGCGCTCGTCGGCTTCTGGCTCTACCCGCTGGCCCCGCCGCGGCTGATGCCCGGCCTCGGGTTCATCGACACCGTGCACGGCGTGCAGGACTTCTCCCAGCCGGACTACGGGACGCTGACCGCGCTCACCAACCAGTACGCGGCGATGCCCTCGCTGCACTTCGGCTGGTCGCTGTGGTGCGGGCTCGTCATCGCGATCCTCGCCCCCCGATGGTGGATGAAGGCGCTCGGTCTGCTGCACCCGCTGTTCACGGTCTCCGCGATCGTGGCGACCGGCAACCACTGGGTGCTGGACGCGGTGGGCGGCGCGGCCGTCGTCGGCGCCGGCTTCGGGCTGACCTACCTGCTCCAGGGGCCCAGGCCCCGCCCGCGCACGCTCACGAAGACGGCCGAAAGGGTCGGGGAGGCCCAGAACGCGCAGGCGGTCAGCAGCGCGGGGCCGGGCCCGGCGAAGGGCCGTACCCCGAGCTGA
- a CDS encoding O-methyltransferase — MTEPQLWHDVDDYFTGLLAPPDAALTDALRDSDAAGLPQINVAPNQGKLLHLLAVIQGATRILEIGTLGGYSTIWLARALPEDGRLITLEYSEQHAEVARHNLARAGLDKITEVRVGPALIGLGTLADEDPAPFDVVFIDADKVNNPRYVEWALKLTRPGSLIILDNVVRGGAVTDALSDDPSVRGTREALDLFATHPKLSATAIQTVGVKGYDGFALARVLP; from the coding sequence ATGACCGAGCCGCAGCTCTGGCACGACGTGGACGACTACTTCACGGGGCTTCTCGCCCCGCCGGACGCCGCCCTGACCGACGCGCTGCGCGACAGCGACGCCGCCGGACTCCCGCAGATCAACGTCGCCCCGAACCAGGGCAAACTGCTGCATCTCCTCGCCGTGATCCAGGGCGCGACCCGCATCCTGGAGATCGGCACACTCGGCGGCTACAGCACCATCTGGCTGGCCCGCGCCCTCCCCGAGGACGGCCGGCTGATCACCCTGGAGTACAGCGAACAACACGCCGAGGTGGCCCGGCACAACCTCGCCCGCGCCGGCCTGGACAAGATCACCGAGGTCCGGGTGGGACCGGCCCTGATCGGCCTGGGGACGCTGGCCGACGAGGACCCCGCACCCTTCGACGTGGTCTTTATCGACGCGGACAAGGTGAACAACCCGCGCTACGTGGAATGGGCGCTCAAGCTCACCCGGCCGGGCAGTCTGATCATCCTCGACAACGTCGTCCGCGGCGGCGCCGTCACCGACGCCCTCAGCGACGACCCGAGCGTGCGCGGCACCCGTGAGGCGCTCGACCTCTTCGCCACACACCCCAAGCTGAGCGCCACGGCGATCCAGACGGTGGGCGTGAAGGGGTACGACGGGTTCGCGCTGGCGCGCGTACTGCCGTAG